From the Lactobacillus sp. PV034 genome, the window GCCCCAAAATTCTGATTGAATTTTGAGGCTTCTTTTATTATTTATTCACCTTTAAAACTGCCATCTTCCACACTACGGATAAAATCAGCTAAATGCTTGTAGTAAACATCTGGATTATCAACCATGTGGTGGTGACCACCATCAGGAGTAGTTACTAAGCGAGAATTTGGAATTTCTTTTTGCATAGTTTTGGCAGTTTCAATTGGCATTGTTTCATTTTCACCAAAAGTAAGTAAAGTTGGAACTTTAATATTCTTTAATTGGTCACGGAAATGCCAGTCCTTTAATTTACCAGTAATGACGAATTCATTGTCACCTTGGAAAGCATTATAAACAGCACTACCACCAAGATCTTTTAAGTGGTAAAGCTTAGAAGGCTGCTTACGATCAACAAAGTTAATATTTAAAATTTGCACATCATCTTGGTAACGTTGGTTGTCGTAATCGCCCTTTTCTTCACATTCATGCATGAAGTCAATTTCAGTTTGTGGAAGTACTTCTTGACGTCTGCGGTTAACAGCATCTACATACTCGTCAATTTCATCAACCATTGAAGAAATAATTGCACCCTTTAAGTGTTGACCATATTTAACGGCATATTCTTGAACTAAGAGTCCACCCCAACTTTGACCGATTAAGTAAAAGTTGTCGATGCCTAACTTTTCACGGACTTCATCAACTTCATCTAAAAAGTATTCGTAAGTTAAATACTTCTTAGCAATTTCTGGATCAGAGTAATCTGGTTGGTCAGAATATAATGAACCAAGTTGATCATACATGGTTACTTGTACATTCAAACCTTGCTTCTTTAATTGTTCTGCAGTGTCTTCCCAATATTCATGATTACCACCAGGGCCACCGTGAAGAGCAAGAAGATGAATATCACCTTCACCTTGAGTATTAGTCCATAAATGGTAACCGTTATCTAAGGTAATAATTTTTGTGCCTGTTTGCATATGAGACCTCTCTTTCCAATTATTATCTATTATAACTTAGTTCCAATATGAATAGCGCCCGCACCGAGATTTAATTTAGTAACTTGCACATCTTTAAATCCCGCAGTTTCAAACATTTCTTTTAATTTTTGTGCAGAGACAAATTTTTTACTAGTGGTAGCTAAATAATTATATTCCTTTGAACTAGCATAAAAAATACGGGCAAATTGTGGAAAAATTTTAAAATAAGTTTTCCACCCAATTTTAACAATTGGATTAGTAGGTTGAGACATATCTATTGAGCCAAATTTTCCACCTGGCTTTAAAACGCGATAAGCCTCTTTAATTACTTTGCTTGCATCTGGTACATTACGTAAGCCAAAACCAATAGTTACTTGATCAAAACTATTATCAGGAAATGGTAAGTCCATTGCATCCCCTTGGTGGAGTTGCACTTCTTTTTCCACGTCATTGGCGCGGATCTTCTTT encodes:
- the ubiE gene encoding bifunctional demethylmenaquinone methyltransferase/2-methoxy-6-polyprenyl-1,4-benzoquinol methylase UbiE produces the protein MTLTNKVPEQEVHDMFDRIADHYDQMNDIVSLGTQRLWRKKFYQEFAIKPGDFILDLCTGTGDMAIADAKATGPSGNVKGLDFNEKMMSFAEKKIRANDVEKEVQLHQGDAMDLPFPDNSFDQVTIGFGLRNVPDASKVIKEAYRVLKPGGKFGSIDMSQPTNPIVKIGWKTYFKIFPQFARIFYASSKEYNYLATTSKKFVSAQKLKEMFETAGFKDVQVTKLNLGAGAIHIGTKL
- a CDS encoding prolyl aminopeptidase, with translation MQTGTKIITLDNGYHLWTNTQGEGDIHLLALHGGPGGNHEYWEDTAEQLKKQGLNVQVTMYDQLGSLYSDQPDYSDPEIAKKYLTYEYFLDEVDEVREKLGIDNFYLIGQSWGGLLVQEYAVKYGQHLKGAIISSMVDEIDEYVDAVNRRRQEVLPQTEIDFMHECEEKGDYDNQRYQDDVQILNINFVDRKQPSKLYHLKDLGGSAVYNAFQGDNEFVITGKLKDWHFRDQLKNIKVPTLLTFGENETMPIETAKTMQKEIPNSRLVTTPDGGHHHMVDNPDVYYKHLADFIRSVEDGSFKGE